The sequence gcaaaagtaatttggtctgtaaattgaagaaatctttgtatggtctcaaacaaagtcctaggatgtggtaccaaaaatttgatacatatgtgttgagtttgggatttgaacgttctaaatcagatcactatgtttattataaatctgatggtgatcatttcttattcattgcattgtatgttgatgatatgttattcattggtaaagggaaatgtatgatttcagaactgaagtctcagctcgctgctaaatttgaaatgaaagatcttggtgcagcaaagcacattcttgggatggaaattagaagagatagggtgaacagaaagctatggctaggctagagtaagtatgtgaattcagtgttacagaggttcaacatgcagaattgtagaccattgagtgttccttctacagttggaatgaaactatctgtttcagattgtcctacatccccattggagatggaagacatgagcagagtgccttaccagagtgcggttggaagcttgatgtatgctatggtctgtactagaccagacattgcccaagcagtgggagtaatttctagatatatgtctaatcctggtagagttcattgggatgcagtcaaaagagttttgagatatttgaagggtacttcagagtattctttgtgttatcatggtaattcagttggagacatgacttcccttgatatccatggttatgtggattcagattgggcaggtgatattgatagcagaagatccaccagtgcttatgtgtttactttgtttggtggtgcaattagttggatgagtaagcgacaggctatggttgctttatccactacagaagcagagtatatggcagctactcatgcttgtaaagaggccatttggcttaagagactatgttcggatattggaataaaacaaggtacagtgacagtttactgtgatagtcagagtgcaattagcctagctaagaacccaacatttcatgcccggaccaaacatattgatgttcagtatcattttgttagagatatggtcgaagatggtagggtgaagctggttaaggtggaaactttgatgaatgttgcagatgctttaactaaggctgtgagcacagagaagttcagatggtgtttagagtctatgggccttatggcccctagcaattgattcattgtgttgacattcccttccgctcttgcaaggtgctcgacaagtgggagatttgttgggaaaaatggtgtctcaaccttgcatttatgcgaggttactatttatagtaagttttcatttaagcacgaaatggtgcgaaactctccctgaagcttctgggtggctagataagcattccggtaaagttgcgtcgcaaggtcacagctagttttgaagatattaaagttttcgtcttggaggggtgcgataaaatgtttaaacttaattttggagggtttagaggctccgaaacgccttgaaaagtggtcgtaactagCACAGCAAGTTaggaggtgatagagcacttcgcgagctttccggcgcttcaaacggttcgtcaatcggacacccggttctcaagttatggcctccggaagtttgtactcctgaaataggaaaaataatttgtatcagatacataaatgagttgtaaaagggagcgacatgtgttgatgtgtgctttaacatgtcatagggcatctagaagggagataaggtcggctacaccttattgggtggttttagcccatggttttgtaataccgtttgacggtttcctgtattgtatctcctatttatgaggtgtgtgagatagaggttgtgtgtaagagtcttatggctattgagttgcctctgaatctctaattaatggtactcctgcgaagaacttgctctgcaagtatgttgtaatctatttttgattgctgaataaaatattgagctgcttttggagtgtggggtttttctcccgaaagggttttccccacgtaaatcactgtgttgtggtatgaatgctattatatctatttctattttctgtaactgttgtaacgatctgaaaaagttttgcattaccctcctctcaaggttagtgtaggaagttgtttccgctacttaacttccttacaatgcaACAGTATCACATTTCAGCCACTTAGCCTTCTTCATCATAGATAAGTCAAGGTCAAAGTCATGCTCTTTCTATTGTTAGTGCTAATGCTTCTGAAGTTTTGTTTTTGAGTTTGATAAGTTCAGTGTTGGTACCTGTATTTTCAACTAGCAgcttcttcttgcatggttgagtagtgtcattggggtcaATCGTGTAGATTCATGTGCCTCCTGCATCTTCGAATTTCAGATGTTTTGCTTTTGTTTGCCATATGATCATTGctcgagtagtgtcattgagggcactcatgcaaattcttgatcttgatcatcatcttggcttttgaggaggttcttcattcagcACTATGGCAGTCATCATTCGACAGTTGTCCACACTTTTCTTGTATCTCAAAGGATGTTCTTTTGCACTTCATATAGTTGCATCTCTGTAATTTTGAGGGACGGTTTTGTTCTCactgggttttctctctttcctcttttctacctccttagttagacttaaaggggggtgttagaatTGTGTATCATGCAGTTGTTAGCGGTAGCATCTAGTTACTTCCGCAGTCTTCTCTTGAATTTGGGGGAATAACTCATGATTGCATGACTTTACGTAAGTCTAACTAAGCAACAATTGTTTACTCTGCCTCTTTCACCACTAGTTTAGATCAATGCAGTTGTTATACCTTCATTTCCTTAGATCTGCCTTCATTTCTTCAGATCTGTCTCCGTTTCCTCTATAAGCTTTGTATAAATCATGCATTCCACATAATGTAAAGACACAATGAATTAATTTAGTTTTCATTCATATACAGATTCATTTTTCTGCTTTgttcaattcttttattctttactctgttttctaagttttgtttcttctttcagctaggTCTGTATTATGCTATGCATAAAATTTAACACAAACTACTCCAAATAGTGGTGCTTTCCTTTATTTAAAATTAGGACGCATTAAGCCGCTTTAAACAAATGATCTCGTTTATATCATTGATATTCATTCATTCGTTCATATACGGGTGCATTAAaccacttgaattctcttttatataAGATTTGTGCATTATTTCAGCATCATATTAAAGATTACATTTATAAACTGCCATGGCACACACTGGCCCGTTCTATGTGCATTTTGATTTGTCAGTGCACGATTTTTAACGTACATAAAACGAAAGTTGTAACAAATCTCATTTACGCTGCAGTGATTGCATGGGCCAATTCCTTGCGCACCACGTCGTTTCTGGTCTAATCAAGGGAGCTTTTAATTTGGTAGATGAAAAAATGATAAATTTCTGAATTAATTTATAATCATGGATTGCCAGCAATGGCATCCATGTCACACCCACTCAAATCTTTATCTCTCCGTTATTCAAGATAATTGAGTGATGGACGCTCACTATTATACCCAACGACAGCGACAATATGAATTCAGAAAAGTCGAATAAATAATAAAACCCAGTAATCTCACTAATATACCGAATGATAATGTGGATTCTCAATAGCACCCAACTAAATACAAGATGAGGTTACAACATTATAAAGAGTTGTCTTTATCAACTGATGTTTAAATTGGCTGATCGTTATCATCGTTGTTCCTTTATGATAATGTAGTTCCATCCACCTCCATGTCCTCTCCATTTTTTATTCCTGCCTCTGCATTCTTCATATTCATTAAGTCCTTCTCTGAACTACGCATCATTTCCTTGTTTCTATAAATGCAATACAATACAAGTTGAGCGATTCCCAAAAGACAACCTATCACATTTGGAGCCTGCAGGTCCAAAAGTTTCAAATTAAAGAATATTGAGGCAAAAGCTATCTCTTTGGAATATTAAAAATGAATGGGTGTTAATTAAGTATTACAGCAATTAAGACGTCTTTGCTTAAGACACCGTAGGTCATCCACAAAGTACTGTTAAGAAAGCCAAAGAATGACAAGTAGAACGGCATGAACTCCACACTTTTTGTTGTAATCACCAGCTTCTGCAATAAatcaaaacaaagatatggttGTCGAAACATATATTGTATCCAAAACAAGTAGAGGTGTAAACAATATTTTACTTACCATAATGAGAAGTGGAGAAGCATAGAGTGCAATGGATGTTATGATTCCCACAATGCCGACAAAGAACTTGCGAGTCTTATGTTCATGAAGACCAAAAGTAGAGACCATTGCCATTACTGTGAACACCACCACCACAGTTGCAACCATCCTCACCACTTCGAGCTGGAATATGACCAAAAGAACAATTTCAACATAGGAGAAGTAAAATAAATTCAACCCTGGTCAAGATTGTAGGGCAAATAGTGCATACCTTGGCCTTGGGAGGAGCAAGGAGTAGGTATGTGCAAATAAAAAAGCATTCTGGAATAATGCCAGCGCCATTGACAGTAGAGAGCAGAATGTTTTCCCACCCTTTACTTACCACAGGCATGCCATACCAAGTGTAAGTAAAACAGTTGAAGAGAGCAATCACATATGGGGTGCAAGAGTAGTGCCCCACTGATTTTTCTCTTATCACCTTCACAAATGTAATCCTGCCCAAAAAAGGATAAGTCTCAGCTCGTGTAATGAATAAAATTTGCTTGGTACAAGATTCATGCTAGATCTGGTAATTAAACATTGCTTACACTGGTGACATATACATAAGAAGTGAAGTACAGTTTCCTGTGGTCATGATATAAAACAGAAATGGTAAGCTAGTCGGCCATAAACAAGAAACAACAAGAACACAGCAAACAGACAAAACTAGCCATAATTTGcacaaaacaaagagaaaaagagaaaccCATAATTCCAACAGCAAGACGCATTTGTTTCTCCATCTTTTCAAACCTGATGGGCGTCCTTGCTTTGGTGAGTTTGTAAGCAGAAAGGGAAATATATAAGCATAGGCTCATATGAATCTGCAAGCGTTCCAAACATGAATTCCGAATTTGGGTCAACAGGGTCCCACAACCTTTAATTCTACAAAGGGGCACCAAAACCGTTCTAGGATACGACATATTACTTTTCACCTATTTTATGAAGCCCCACTATCCACAAGTGGGATTGATTCTCCTCTTAGGAGTTAATAATATATATTACTGTCGTTTCTGCATCACTATTTTCTCAAACACTACCCACGATGGGAAACCAGGCCAACAAGTTTAACAATGCCATCCACATCACTTTTAGATTCATGAACACAAATCCTCATAGTTCTTTCATAATTTGTTGAGCATATTACTTTATACTCCCATTAGAAATGATGGGGTTCGATATGGCCACTAGTTTTTACTTCTACTTTTATAAAGGCAAAAGTCCTATCTTTGATCTAGGTGGGTGGGAGAATAGTGTGATTCAATAGGGCTAAACTGTAATGGTGAGTTATAGTAAGGGGTAAGGGGTGAGTGATAGTAGGATGTCGGTCATTATATTACCAATTTGTTATCAATCAAGTTGAGGAGTCGTGTAATTGGAGATCTTCTCATAGGATTCAAAGAGTAGTTCACTTTGAGTAGGGTACACCAGTAaaaaaatttagagaaaaaaaaTTAAGTGTTAATTTGGATTTTTCTATTGTCATCTATGTATTAAGGTACTCATGATTATCTTTTGAAAGATTTATGAAATCTGTAAAATTGCTTTGGTGTATCTATTTTTATTCATTCATGCTTAATGGTAAGCTAAGAGATTTGTTATTGTATTGAAGACTGGTTGTGTTTTATGcaatagaaaataattttattgtgTTAGAGTTTTCTTACTTCAAAGAGTTTTCCCTAATGAAAATACTATGTATTGCCTTTGCTTTCTCTTTATTCTATTATATTTTCAAATTGTACATGGATTACTTCTATTGCACAAGTTTATAAGGCTTCTTTTTCTCTAGAAGATTTTCTTTTTGTTGGAACAAGTGTATAATATAACCACTTGATGTATAAGCTAAGTGTACTTTATATTAATGTCATGCATCAAGTGTAGCAATAATTTTTTTGGATATCAGACTTGAATCACTAAAATAATCTAGATTGGATTAAAAGTTTGACTATTTGTAAGATAGTTATCAAAGATCTCATTATTTTTTtctaggaaaataaaataaaatagctaaaagcatatttttaatataaaaaaaagaaatatatcaaaattaagaataTTTCTATCTATTGTTGGGATGAAGTAGATTTTGTTGGTAGGTGAAGCTAGCCTTCTTTATTCAACATTGATCAATAAATTTTTTGTGACTTACTATTTTTGGTCATATAACATGTGTATGATATGGAGTTGTAGGAATCACACTATTTATTTTTTTGGAAAGTGTTCTTTAAAGAGGATCCAACAACCTACATGTTTACAATTCAGTCAATCATGTTTACCATGCATTTCACATAAATCTATGTGTTCTTGATCTATTTAATTTCATAATTTTTATTTGTTTACTATCATTTTTCTAAATAGCTGGTATGAAATCTAATAGTTTTGTGCatgaattaatttttattttatctttatggGATGTAAATAATGTCATGATGCTTAATTATCAAATCccagtttcaaaattttgatttttaaaaaaatttctccaCAGAAACTAAAGGTTAAACATTTATTGTTGAAGGATCGATATGCCTTAGATAAAATGAGATGAAAGGGATAAGATGGCTAGAGTTGTAATATAGTTATCTCTCATAGATTAAATTTTATTCAATATTGCAAAGGATAAAACATCGCATGGCTTGTTAAATAACATCAAAAGGTTGCATGAGATCAATTCATTGACAAAAGAAATTATATTATGTTCATAGCTACATAATTTGAGGATATGTAGTAGTTCATTAGTGATAGATCATTTGAAGGATTTTAATACACTAATAAGTAAGTTGGATTCAATAGAGGTGAAAATCAAAGAAGATGATAAGGTAAttatattatttttcttctttcttgaAAGTTAGGATGAAGTAGTTATGGTGCTTAGTTACTCAACACTAAGTGTAGAACTTATCAGTAAGAATGTGGTGGCTTTAGTAATCTTAGAATATACAAGGTGAAATACATTTAAAAGGAATTCATCTAATGGAACCCTAGTTGCAAggattaaaataaacaaaaaaggaaTATTGAGTATGGATAAACTAAATCCAAATCTGTTAAATAAAAGTAACATTTGGTAACGAAGAATATGGAGGTGGGAAATGCGGGATGTTTGAATGTGCAGAAAGCGGGAAACAACGATGATGGAGGTAGTGGTTTTGTTCATATGGGAAGATTCCTAGAAGAATCAGGGGAGGAAAAATATGTAGATGGTAGTGATCATAGGGTCTAGGATGGTGGGACTCAACATATCCCGACAAATGGAAAAGATTCCTTTGTTTCTGGGATGCATGTTGGGGGGGGAGGCAATTCCTCCTCAACAAGTGGTTCTCCCTCCTTGAAGTGTAATCGAATGCGGTCAACTTTGTTTAGCTCCAAGATCAAAGGTAAAGCTATCTCCCTTGTTCCTCATAAAGTTGACCCTATTTCGAGTTCTTTCTCGATTTCTATACCAGACTGCATTGTGGATATAAATATGAAAAATTTGGAGTCGGTTCTAGTTGGGAAGTTTGTTGGTCCTCGCCCTAATATTGATTTTGATTAAAGAATGGGTAGCCCAAAAATGGAAATGGAAAGGTCAGGTAGATGTGGTGGAAATGGAAAATGGATTTTCTCCTTATCCTTTGTCTGTGAAGAGGATCTCAGATCTGTCCTTGCGGGGGGTCCTTGGATGTTGGGTAAGACCTCCCTTGCCTTAAAGAAATGGGAACTTGGCTATAACCCTAAGGTTTGGGAATGCAATGAGGTGCCCATGTGGGTCTGTCTTCCTGGAATCCCTTTGGAGTACTGGGATGAGGCGATTTTTGCAAGTTTTGTGGCTTGCTTCAGTGAGCTTCTTTTAGTGGATTCAATGATTGCTGCGAAGAAGAGGCTTGTCTATGTTCGGTTGTGTGTCAACGTAAAACAAGATACTTATGTACCTGCTGAGATCACTTTAAGTTAAAGACTTGAGTTATGGGTGTAGAAGGTGGAGTATGAATCTATTCCTTTTTCTTGCTTTCACTGTAATAAAGTGGGTCACTAAGCGAAGGAATGTCTGGGTAAGCCAAAACCGAAAAAGGTCTGGAAGAAAAATTATGAAGGACATGCTACTGGCTAGAATCAACAGGTTCCTCCTACAGGGGAAGTTAGTGATCTAAAGTAGAATCAGGGATCAGAGTCCTCCATGGAGTTACCTTCATCTAAGCCAGATAAATCCAGCCCTAATGGGATTGTGAATGAAATTCCTATGGAGAAGAACGTTTCTATCCCACCATAGGTTGTTCCCCAGCTGAGCATAGAGGATTCTGTTCAAAAGGATAACAGGGTGATATTGGATCCACCTATTTAGTTGGTCATTGACATGAGTAGCAATATAGAGAAGGATAAGAATGACATAATGGATGGGAAGAAGGGGAATGATTTCCCTACGAATGTTTCAGAGATATCCAACCCTTTTATTCAAGTTAAATCCAAAAATCGAAGGAGTCTGCCATCTCCTATTACCAATGGCTTAACTCTAAGGGCTATGGGTGTCACGACCTGGAACTGACAGAGGATGGACTGTGGGTTTAAACTAAGAGGGGTGGGAAGACCACCAAATAGTTTAAGTAGGGAAAGGCAAAGTAGAGTCTCTATTGTGGATGAGATTCAAAAAACACTTCGAGATATGGGCATAGGATCCCCCTCCCCTATCAAATgaagattatatcatgaaatattaggGGGCTTAATCACCCCCACAAACATGATCTCTTATCCAATATGGTATGAGATCATAAGTCAGATATCCGTCTCATTCAGGAGATGAAAATGCCTTCGACTAGAGTGGAGAGAATCAAGTTAGCCATTTTTAAAGACTATGGTTCTCATTTCTCTAATGCGAATGGAGCCTCCAGTGGTTTGGCCACTCTCTGGAATCCAAGATCATTCAAGGTATGGTGGTTCTTTCTTCTGCTAACCATACTACGACTAGATTCACTAGTCCTAAAGATGGGTCTTCTTGGATTTTAGCCAATATATATGCCCCCAATAGGAGTGCCAAgagaaatttgtggaattctttgatTCAAGCTAGACTCTATTTTTCGGATGATAGATGGATTTTAGTGGGGGATTTTAATACTCCTCTTTCTAACTCAGAGAAAATGGGTGGTGCTTCAATTTTTAAGGAGAGTATACAGGATCTTTTTGATATGATCAATGTTCTTGGTTTATTAGATTTAAATCTTAATGATGCCAAGTTTACTTGGTCTAATAGAAGAAGTGGTTATGACCTTATTCAGGTCAAACTTGTTCGAGGCCTAATATCGTGAGATTGGCTAAAGAATTTCTCCTGCACCTTGTCCTCTCTCTCTAGAATTGGATTGGACCACTTCCTGATTATCTTGAATATGGTTCCCCTTATTGGCAGGAGATattttccctttagatttgagaaaatgtggacccTTAGCCCTAAGCTTCATGACAAGGTTTCAAAATGGTGGGATGTTAACATTCAAGGATCTTCTATGTATAGAATAGCTAAGAAACTCTCCAATGTTAAATCCAATATTCAAACGTGGAATAAATCTGTGTTTGGGAACATTTTTCAGCAAAAGGAGATCCTAAAGAAGGAGTTGGATGATACTCAGTGTCTTATTCAGTGGTTGGGCTACAACCCTCGTATCATGGATAAAGAAATTGAGTTATTGACTAAGCTCCATGACATTATATCCAAGGAAGAGGAATATTGGAAACAAAGGTCCAGAGCCATATGTCTTAAAAGTGGGGATAAGAATACTAATTTTTTTCATATGACTACTATGAAACATATAGCCACCAATATAATCAAGAAATTATTGGTTAATAATAGGTGGGTGGATAAGAAGGAGGATTTGAGTCAGGAggccattggttttttctcttccCTCCTCTTTGAGGATGGTCCACTAGATCTCGATGCTCAGAATAATATTCTTCAAGAGATTCTGCCTAAGGTCTCCCTGGAGATTAAGAAGGAGCTTAATAGAACTCCGAGTTTTGAAGAGGTTAAAACAACCACTTTTTCCTTTGAAGGGAACAAAGTGTCAGGCCGGAATGGTTTTCCGATGTTGTTTTTCCCAACGTACTGGAAAATTGTTGGTAATGATATTGAGGCTGCTAGAGAGTTCTTTGGGTCCCACTCACTTTTAAAATAGCTGAATACCACTCTCTTTTTTTATCCCCAAAAAAAAAGATGCTACCAGCTTTCAGGAttttagacccattagtttatgtaACTCAATCTATAAAATCTTCTCTAAGATTTTAGTTTGTAGACTCAAAGTTGTCTTGCCTATTTTGATCTCCAAGCCCCAAAATGGTGTTGTCCCTGACTGAACAATTTTGGACTCTATTATTGtggttcatgaaaatatccattccttTTTTGTAATAAGAAGCCTGGTTTCTTTCTTAAGCTCAATCTTTTGAAGGCCTATTATCGGGTTAATTGGTAGTTTCTGATCAGAGTTTTGCAGTCTTTTGGCTTTGGTAGTCAATTCCTTCAGCTAGTTGAGCAAGGCATCTCTACGCAAAATTTCTTTGTCCTCATTAATGGTGCTCCATCAGGTTTTTTCTTTGCTTCAAGAGGTATTTGACAGGGTGACCCTTTTTTTCGTTTTCTCTTCATCTTAATGAGTGAAGCTCTGAGTAAGTTGATTCAGCGGGAAGTCAGACTCGATAATATAAAAGGCCTCAAGCCTTCTTCTCAAGATCATGTGtgctctcatcaacaatttattgatgataccatgcttatgatgaatactaagaggggggctgaattagtataccaaaaaatattgaacttaaacacttaaacagtttagcagtaaaccggtataacatttttactaacaaaccggttaac is a genomic window of Cryptomeria japonica chromosome 7, Sugi_1.0, whole genome shotgun sequence containing:
- the LOC131031124 gene encoding bidirectional sugar transporter SWEET3b-like yields the protein MSYPRTVLVPLCRIKGCGTLLTQIRNSCLERLQIHMSLCLYISLSAYKLTKARTPIRFEKMEKQMRLAVGIMGNCTSLLMYMSPVITFVKVIREKSVGHYSCTPYVIALFNCFTYTWYGMPVVSKGWENILLSTVNGAGIIPECFFICTYLLLAPPKAKLEVVRMVATVVVVFTVMAMVSTFGLHEHKTRKFFVGIVGIITSIALYASPLLIMKLVITTKSVEFMPFYLSFFGFLNSTLWMTYGVLSKDVLIAAPNVIGCLLGIAQLVLYCIYRNKEMMRSSEKDLMNMKNAEAGIKNGEDMEVDGTTLS